A window of the Nitrosopumilus ureiphilus genome harbors these coding sequences:
- a CDS encoding elongation factor EF-2, with translation MVKFKSTGEVLKIIKNKDQIRNFGVIAHVDHGKTTMSDSLLANSGIIAPSAAGKALAMDFDKEEQARGITIYQANVTLHFIKNDKEYVINMIDTPGHVDFSGRVIRSLRAIDGAVVVCDAVEGIMTQTETVTRMALEERVKPVLFINKVDRLIKELRLTPEKMQQQLADVVSNFNQLIDTYAEPEYKEKWKVSIQDASVTFGSAKDRWAINLDLMKERGISFKDVIDAYQNEKVDELVEKAPLADAVLGMVVKHHPAPHEAVKYRIPQIWKGDLDSDVGKALLACSDDGPTIMMIVNMVLDPAAGPVAIGRLFSGKIKDGQTINIIDAKREGRVQSVNFFMGNQREQVGELGAGNIPALLGLTEARAGNTLSSIKDIPMFEGVHYVSEPVVQIAIEPKHPKDLPKLVEILKQLTIEDPNLIVKIDEESGETIVAGMGVLHLDVATHRIQDAKCEIVTSEPLINYRETVKGGCEPIMAKSPNRHNKIFMKVEPLEPEIAHMLRTGEISDMKDKKIVAELLKKAGWDTDTIKRVMKFDSRGNVLINGTKGVQFVQESTDSINSGFEDVMKEGPLCKEQMRDCKFIFTHFVPHEDTAHRGLSQLGPASRRACMGALLTAGTAVLEPTLAIEVRVPTDLVGNVATVLSGKRGKVLDMSQKGASSIITGEIPASETFTLSEEMRGQTAGRATWNTSFKEWTEVPKSMLGPAVADIRKRKGLAPDPPGVNEFIDKE, from the coding sequence ATGGTAAAATTCAAGTCAACAGGGGAAGTTCTAAAAATTATCAAGAACAAAGACCAAATCCGTAACTTTGGTGTTATTGCTCACGTTGACCATGGAAAGACTACAATGAGTGACAGTCTTTTGGCAAACTCTGGAATTATTGCACCGTCTGCTGCTGGAAAAGCTTTGGCAATGGACTTTGACAAAGAAGAACAAGCAAGAGGAATTACAATTTATCAAGCAAACGTTACTTTACACTTTATAAAAAATGATAAAGAATATGTCATAAACATGATTGACACACCTGGACACGTAGACTTTAGTGGAAGGGTAATTCGAAGCCTTCGGGCAATTGATGGTGCAGTAGTAGTTTGTGATGCAGTAGAAGGTATTATGACTCAAACAGAAACTGTAACTAGAATGGCGCTAGAAGAGCGTGTAAAACCAGTTTTGTTTATCAATAAAGTTGATAGGCTCATCAAGGAACTAAGATTAACTCCTGAAAAAATGCAACAACAATTGGCAGATGTCGTATCCAACTTTAATCAATTAATTGACACATATGCAGAACCTGAATACAAAGAAAAATGGAAAGTGTCAATTCAGGATGCTAGCGTAACATTTGGCTCTGCAAAGGATAGGTGGGCAATTAACCTTGATTTGATGAAAGAGCGAGGAATTTCATTTAAAGATGTAATTGATGCATACCAGAACGAAAAAGTTGATGAGCTTGTAGAAAAAGCACCCCTAGCTGATGCGGTTCTTGGAATGGTTGTAAAACATCATCCGGCACCACATGAAGCAGTAAAGTATAGAATTCCACAAATTTGGAAAGGTGATTTAGATTCAGATGTTGGAAAAGCATTACTTGCATGTAGTGATGATGGTCCAACAATTATGATGATTGTAAACATGGTATTGGATCCCGCAGCAGGACCTGTGGCAATTGGTAGGTTGTTTTCTGGTAAAATCAAAGACGGACAAACGATTAACATTATTGATGCAAAAAGAGAGGGACGTGTACAGTCTGTCAATTTCTTTATGGGAAATCAAAGAGAACAGGTAGGTGAACTCGGGGCTGGAAACATTCCTGCATTACTTGGATTGACTGAAGCTAGAGCAGGAAACACGTTATCTTCAATCAAAGACATTCCAATGTTTGAAGGCGTTCATTATGTTTCAGAACCTGTCGTTCAAATTGCAATAGAACCAAAACATCCTAAAGATTTACCTAAACTAGTTGAAATTCTCAAACAACTAACAATTGAGGATCCAAATCTTATTGTAAAAATTGATGAGGAAAGTGGGGAAACAATTGTTGCCGGAATGGGAGTTTTACATCTTGATGTGGCAACACACAGAATCCAAGATGCAAAATGTGAAATCGTAACATCTGAGCCTTTGATTAACTATAGGGAAACAGTAAAGGGAGGCTGTGAACCAATTATGGCAAAATCTCCAAACAGACACAATAAAATTTTCATGAAAGTAGAACCACTAGAACCTGAAATTGCCCACATGCTAAGAACCGGAGAAATCAGCGATATGAAAGACAAGAAGATTGTTGCAGAACTACTAAAGAAAGCTGGATGGGATACTGATACAATTAAGAGAGTTATGAAATTTGATTCTCGTGGCAATGTTTTGATTAACGGAACAAAAGGTGTGCAGTTTGTACAAGAATCCACTGATTCTATTAATTCTGGATTTGAAGACGTTATGAAAGAAGGACCTCTATGTAAAGAGCAGATGAGGGATTGCAAGTTTATCTTTACTCACTTTGTTCCTCATGAAGATACAGCACATAGAGGGCTCTCTCAACTTGGCCCTGCTTCTCGTAGAGCCTGTATGGGTGCTTTGTTAACTGCAGGAACTGCAGTTTTAGAACCCACATTGGCCATTGAAGTTCGTGTTCCTACTGATTTGGTTGGAAATGTAGCAACAGTTCTTTCTGGAAAGAGAGGCAAAGTACTTGACATGTCACAAAAAGGCGCATCAAGTATCATTACAGGCGAGATTCCAGCTTCTGAGACATTCACACTATCTGAAGAGATGAGAGGTCAAACAGCAGGACGTGCAACATGGAATACTTCCTTTAAGGAATGGACTGAAGTTCCAAAATCAATGTTAGGACCAGCAGTAGCTGATATTAGAAAGAGAAAAGGATTGGCGCCAGATCCACCAGGCGTTAACGAGTTTATCGATAAAGAGTAA
- a CDS encoding branched-chain amino acid ABC transporter permease yields MVLEAETIFIVDLLAIFAIYVIVNLSLNMEFGYTGIPNFGKVLAVGAGAFVAASIPGRIFASIAGIEGDYITDNLLIVSQINLWLVDNVGIGFVVFFLTLGIAAGVGGGIGLLTSYPAIRLRGDYLAITLLAFGESIRIIGNNYTPLVGGTLGVQVPDPLSFLPNELRFPIATIGLVAIAAVIYVYSERMIRSPLGRMLRAVRDNEVAAEALGKNSMQIRIKVIMISAALAAIGGALYAFYVGGTIAFAYDRASWTFWPFLMILIGGLANNKGVLIGTLVFVTLRKFIIFFKDSLEGFVPFDVIWLDFLLLGAILLAILLYRPQGIFVEKPTPTLANKTDEEQSKMRKIFNLFFK; encoded by the coding sequence ATGGTTTTAGAAGCTGAAACTATTTTCATTGTAGATTTACTTGCAATTTTTGCAATCTATGTAATTGTAAATCTTAGTTTGAATATGGAATTTGGGTATACTGGAATTCCAAATTTTGGCAAAGTGTTAGCAGTGGGTGCAGGAGCATTTGTTGCAGCGTCAATTCCAGGCAGGATTTTTGCCAGTATTGCAGGAATAGAAGGAGATTACATTACAGATAATTTGTTAATAGTATCTCAGATCAATCTATGGTTAGTAGATAATGTTGGAATTGGTTTTGTAGTTTTCTTTTTAACATTAGGAATTGCTGCAGGTGTTGGAGGAGGAATCGGTTTACTTACATCATATCCTGCAATAAGATTACGTGGAGATTATTTGGCAATAACGCTATTAGCGTTTGGAGAAAGTATTAGAATCATTGGAAATAATTACACACCGTTAGTTGGTGGAACCCTAGGAGTACAAGTACCTGATCCTCTGTCATTTTTACCTAATGAACTGCGTTTTCCTATAGCAACAATTGGTTTGGTAGCAATTGCAGCAGTCATTTATGTGTATAGTGAAAGGATGATTCGCTCACCATTAGGAAGAATGCTTCGAGCAGTTAGAGATAATGAAGTGGCAGCAGAAGCTCTTGGAAAAAATTCCATGCAGATTAGAATTAAAGTAATAATGATCTCAGCTGCACTTGCTGCAATTGGCGGTGCATTATACGCGTTTTACGTTGGTGGTACAATTGCATTTGCGTATGACAGAGCAAGCTGGACGTTTTGGCCGTTTCTAATGATATTGATTGGAGGACTTGCAAACAACAAGGGTGTGTTGATTGGAACACTAGTTTTTGTAACACTACGAAAGTTCATCATTTTTTTCAAGGATTCTTTGGAAGGATTTGTGCCATTTGATGTTATTTGGCTTGACTTTTTGTTATTAGGGGCAATTTTACTTGCAATTTTGTTGTATCGCCCACAAGGAATTTTTGTAGAAAAACCAACTCCCACATTAGCAAATAAAACAGATGAGGAGCAATCTAAAATGAGGAAAATATTCAATTTATTTTTCAAATAA
- a CDS encoding hydrolase, with protein sequence MYAVLLLFEKNDKEYLSQIISKLSNQYKSPFFTPHVTVYGLVDTSLEELDKIILDSIKGIKSFNIEKNTISFSDDFWKTLFIEFNSNENMLKINKNLTKYLSQFAKYDLKPHASLIYKEMTTREKQRLADTIEIKNSFKITGVGIQVFSERIEEWKIVREHQLD encoded by the coding sequence ATGTATGCAGTTTTACTTCTATTTGAAAAAAATGACAAAGAATACCTATCACAAATCATTTCCAAACTATCAAACCAATACAAATCACCATTTTTTACTCCTCATGTAACTGTATACGGATTAGTTGATACTTCACTTGAAGAATTAGACAAGATCATTTTGGATAGCATCAAGGGTATCAAGTCATTTAACATTGAAAAAAATACCATTTCTTTTTCAGATGACTTCTGGAAGACTTTGTTTATTGAGTTTAATTCCAATGAAAATATGCTAAAAATAAACAAAAACTTGACAAAATATCTGTCACAATTTGCCAAGTATGATCTCAAACCTCATGCAAGCTTGATTTACAAAGAAATGACTACTAGGGAAAAACAAAGACTAGCCGATACCATTGAAATAAAAAATAGTTTTAAAATAACTGGGGTTGGAATTCAGGTATTTTCTGAACGTATTGAAGAATGGAAAATAGTACGAGAACACCAGTTAGATTGA
- a CDS encoding sugar isomerase: MNSIEAYEKDIEFQLSFLKSFKNQKPLSPNLQKNILFTGSGDSLVSSMLAESFSNGIVKAMDPLDLYSNKKLVKSKHVYFVSISGNTITNIKVAKIAKKATAITSNPNSKLARVSDEVILLVSPNNDIFTAGSISFLESALTCISLVRKITIPKNDKLFFKAKSDANKAKISKRLFILGNMHTYPLAMYCAAKFYEILGYDAHYCRIEQFSHMELFSSKKGDTVMIFEEKNSHNKQLVKHLQKIGINVIHPDVPSEKISQMIYFTFFSQLLSLNEGKKKKKNDCYFVTADKIRNVSNQMIY, translated from the coding sequence ATGAATTCCATTGAAGCATATGAAAAAGACATAGAGTTTCAATTGAGTTTTTTAAAATCTTTTAAAAATCAAAAACCACTTTCTCCAAATCTTCAAAAAAATATTTTGTTTACTGGTAGTGGCGATTCCCTTGTATCTTCAATGCTGGCCGAATCGTTTTCAAATGGAATTGTAAAAGCGATGGATCCACTAGATTTGTATTCAAATAAGAAACTTGTAAAATCTAAGCATGTTTATTTTGTATCAATATCTGGAAATACTATTACTAACATCAAGGTTGCCAAGATTGCAAAAAAAGCAACTGCAATAACATCCAATCCCAACAGTAAATTGGCAAGGGTGTCTGATGAAGTAATTTTACTTGTCTCTCCAAATAATGATATATTTACTGCTGGAAGTATCTCGTTTTTAGAAAGTGCACTAACGTGTATTTCTTTGGTCAGAAAGATAACGATTCCAAAAAATGACAAATTATTTTTTAAAGCAAAATCTGATGCAAACAAAGCAAAAATTTCAAAAAGATTGTTTATTTTGGGAAATATGCATACCTACCCATTGGCAATGTACTGTGCTGCAAAATTCTATGAAATTTTAGGTTATGATGCTCATTATTGTAGGATAGAGCAGTTCTCTCACATGGAATTATTTTCTTCAAAAAAGGGAGACACTGTAATGATTTTTGAGGAGAAAAACTCTCACAATAAACAACTAGTAAAACACCTCCAAAAAATTGGCATAAATGTAATCCATCCTGACGTGCCATCTGAAAAGATATCTCAAATGATTTACTTTACATTTTTCTCTCAACTCCTTTCTCTAAACGAGGGAAAAAAGAAAAAGAAAAATGATTGCTATTTTGTTACGGCAGATAAAATTCGAAATGTTTCAAACCAAATGATCTATTGA
- a CDS encoding MqnA/MqnD/SBP family protein, with translation MEISVGHTPDSDDAFMFYGMFTGKVPSPDFKVNHVIEDIEKLNRKATDPELDVTAVSVHACAYIPGYTILRSGGSFGIGYGPIVTAREQKSIDELKKCKIAIPGKMTSAFLLLQLMIGKFDYVEMNFSDIPEAVKSGKVDAGLVIHETQLSYEQEGNVKILDVGEWWDKTTNGLPVPLGINVIRTDLGMQTIAKFDKYLQSSIEFGLENFDDAIEYAMQHSRGKPRDLIEKFVKMYVNQVTVNMGDPGEESIKKLFEMAKEKKLVPDFELSIATK, from the coding sequence ATGGAAATTTCTGTAGGCCACACTCCTGATTCAGATGATGCATTCATGTTTTATGGGATGTTTACAGGCAAAGTGCCATCACCAGACTTTAAAGTCAATCACGTCATTGAAGATATTGAGAAATTAAATCGCAAGGCAACAGACCCAGAACTTGACGTTACTGCAGTTTCAGTTCATGCATGTGCATATATTCCAGGATATACAATACTGAGAAGTGGCGGAAGTTTTGGAATAGGTTATGGGCCAATTGTTACAGCAAGAGAGCAAAAATCAATTGATGAATTGAAAAAATGTAAAATTGCAATACCTGGAAAAATGACATCTGCATTTTTGCTACTTCAGTTAATGATTGGAAAGTTTGATTATGTTGAGATGAATTTTAGCGACATTCCAGAAGCAGTAAAGTCTGGCAAGGTTGACGCAGGGCTCGTAATTCATGAAACTCAATTATCATATGAACAAGAAGGCAACGTCAAAATTTTAGATGTTGGGGAATGGTGGGACAAGACAACAAATGGTCTTCCAGTTCCACTTGGAATCAATGTCATCAGAACAGACCTAGGCATGCAAACAATTGCAAAGTTTGACAAATATCTCCAATCATCAATAGAGTTTGGTTTAGAGAATTTTGATGACGCGATAGAATATGCAATGCAGCATTCCAGAGGAAAGCCGCGAGACTTGATTGAAAAGTTTGTCAAAATGTATGTCAATCAGGTAACAGTCAATATGGGAGATCCAGGTGAGGAGTCAATCAAGAAACTCTTTGAGATGGCAAAAGAGAAAAAATTAGTTCCAGATTTTGAACTTAGCATAGCCACCAAGTAA
- a CDS encoding ABC transporter substrate-binding protein: protein MSSGKKIGIGIVGILIVISIVYGVLGTDSGNAPSDTTEQTSVDVDTVGLSGEVTIGLILPLTGDLATHGEENWEGSKLGVVDFNKHLEEIGAPWHLKMVSEDSATNPVIALEKLSSLNAKGIGIVVGPETSSNIRNIKGYSDSNNMLLVSCCSSAPALAIPNDSVFRLVPDDSNQGTALGKLIQHEEIQMLIPVWRGDTWGDGLKEATANSFTKRGGQVDEGIRYNPESPEFSASTSLLAKKVQEYVDEYGEDKVGILFLGFAEILQFTQSASEHEILDKVRWFGPGANTKEHKLIDDPIGLEFSTNVQFTTVQVAASKNPTYERVQAHLTETLGKTPNTFVHSSYDAVWIIGLAMLETQSTDVSTIKSKIPEIAENYSGAIGSTKLNAAGDLAQANYEIWGIRGGEWILLGQYTQSEDSISFN, encoded by the coding sequence ATGAGTTCAGGTAAAAAAATAGGAATTGGCATTGTGGGAATTTTAATTGTAATCAGTATCGTTTATGGGGTATTAGGAACAGATTCAGGAAATGCACCATCAGATACAACAGAGCAGACATCTGTGGATGTAGACACAGTTGGCTTGTCAGGGGAAGTAACAATTGGATTAATTCTTCCACTTACAGGGGATTTGGCAACTCATGGTGAAGAAAATTGGGAGGGTTCAAAGCTCGGAGTGGTTGATTTCAATAAACACTTGGAAGAAATTGGAGCGCCATGGCATCTCAAAATGGTATCAGAGGATTCAGCAACCAATCCAGTTATCGCATTAGAAAAATTATCATCATTAAATGCTAAAGGAATAGGAATTGTAGTTGGACCTGAAACAAGTTCAAACATTAGAAACATCAAAGGATATTCAGATTCCAATAATATGTTACTTGTTAGTTGTTGTTCTTCTGCTCCAGCATTAGCTATACCAAATGACAGTGTATTTCGTTTAGTTCCTGATGACTCAAATCAAGGTACAGCGCTTGGAAAGTTAATCCAACATGAAGAAATTCAAATGTTGATTCCGGTTTGGAGAGGAGATACTTGGGGAGATGGTCTAAAAGAAGCTACAGCAAATTCATTTACTAAAAGAGGAGGCCAAGTAGATGAAGGAATACGTTATAATCCTGAATCACCGGAATTTTCAGCATCTACTTCATTGTTAGCTAAAAAAGTCCAAGAATATGTAGATGAGTATGGGGAAGACAAAGTTGGAATTTTATTTTTAGGATTTGCAGAAATTTTACAGTTTACCCAATCAGCATCAGAACATGAAATCTTGGATAAAGTTAGATGGTTTGGACCCGGTGCCAATACAAAAGAACACAAATTAATTGACGATCCAATAGGATTAGAGTTTTCAACTAACGTACAATTTACAACAGTTCAAGTTGCAGCATCGAAAAATCCCACATATGAGAGGGTGCAAGCACATCTGACAGAAACACTAGGTAAAACACCTAACACATTTGTTCACTCCTCCTATGACGCAGTATGGATAATTGGGTTAGCAATGCTTGAAACTCAAAGTACTGATGTCAGCACCATTAAATCCAAAATCCCAGAAATTGCAGAAAATTATAGTGGGGCAATAGGTTCCACAAAATTAAATGCTGCAGGAGATTTAGCTCAAGCAAATTATGAAATATGGGGGATCAGAGGAGGAGAATGGATTCTGTTAGGACAGTATACTCAAAGTGAGGATTCAATTTCATTTAATTAA
- a CDS encoding ABC transporter ATP-binding protein, with the protein MIILSISDIRKNFGGLTVLHGIDMELERGKLYQLIGPNGSGKTTLINVISGLLKPDSGKIVFEGNDITSKGLYDTFKTGLVRTWQVPQPFANLTTLENFLISSSNNSGESFLYAALKSKWRNDEEKITDEALEIMELVNLLSQKDTLSQNLSGGQQKLLELGRAMMSGVQMILMDEPIAGVNPTLAHEIFDKISKICKKQKITFLIVEHRLDIALQYADYIFAMNRGKIIAKGNPDDVIKHPEVIESYLGE; encoded by the coding sequence ATGATAATTTTATCAATTTCTGATATTAGAAAAAATTTTGGAGGTCTAACAGTTCTTCATGGAATTGATATGGAATTAGAACGAGGAAAACTGTACCAACTAATTGGACCAAACGGTAGTGGAAAAACTACCCTGATTAATGTAATATCTGGATTATTGAAACCCGACTCTGGTAAAATAGTCTTTGAAGGAAATGACATTACATCAAAAGGACTCTATGATACTTTCAAGACTGGCCTGGTTAGAACTTGGCAAGTCCCACAACCATTTGCAAATCTTACAACTCTGGAAAATTTTCTTATCTCAAGTAGTAATAATTCTGGCGAATCTTTTCTTTATGCTGCACTAAAATCTAAATGGAGAAATGATGAAGAAAAAATCACCGATGAGGCACTAGAGATAATGGAATTGGTTAATCTATTGTCTCAAAAAGACACCCTTAGTCAGAATCTTAGTGGCGGTCAGCAAAAGCTTCTCGAATTAGGTCGTGCCATGATGTCTGGTGTACAAATGATACTGATGGATGAACCAATTGCAGGTGTAAATCCAACATTGGCCCATGAGATTTTTGATAAAATTTCAAAAATTTGTAAGAAACAAAAAATTACCTTTTTGATCGTAGAGCACCGACTAGACATAGCATTACAGTATGCAGATTATATCTTTGCAATGAATAGGGGCAAAATTATAGCAAAAGGAAATCCTGATGATGTAATTAAACATCCCGAAGTTATCGAATCGTATCTAGGAGAATAA
- a CDS encoding branched-chain amino acid ABC transporter permease, translating into MTIDPIFSDAIIFSSLLTLLGIGLTLTYITTRVPNFAHASFATIGVYIALIVTHVWGLVPYIAIPISFAISGIVAVLLYTFILKPLIRKGSSQAIQMIATLAFDLVMIALLNITADYIVKTYQITSREFSLRSYDIEFMGLPLIVIVAPITIAILAITLHIMLRKTKFGIAMRAATENSDLAETVGINVKLIYGVSWLLGGGFAGIAGALMSLWFQGDPNLGPQLIPSVFAASISGGFLSIYGAIAGGILVGLTEVLGTRFLAGEFGAWLIAYRPLIPLIFIVVTLFLAPKGLAGINWSKLRRHGFRS; encoded by the coding sequence TTGACTATTGATCCTATATTCTCTGATGCAATAATATTTTCAAGTCTTTTAACTCTACTTGGTATTGGTCTCACACTAACATACATCACAACAAGAGTGCCTAATTTTGCTCATGCTTCATTTGCAACAATTGGAGTCTATATTGCACTTATTGTAACTCATGTTTGGGGTCTTGTACCATACATTGCAATACCAATATCTTTTGCAATATCTGGAATTGTGGCAGTTTTACTATATACATTCATTTTAAAACCATTGATTCGAAAAGGATCTTCTCAAGCAATTCAGATGATTGCCACACTAGCGTTTGATTTAGTGATGATTGCATTACTAAATATCACAGCAGATTACATAGTGAAAACATATCAGATTACATCCAGGGAATTTTCTCTACGTAGTTACGATATTGAGTTTATGGGATTGCCATTGATAGTTATTGTAGCTCCAATAACTATTGCAATTTTGGCAATAACACTACACATTATGTTAAGAAAAACAAAATTTGGCATTGCAATGAGAGCAGCAACTGAGAATTCAGATTTGGCAGAAACAGTTGGGATTAATGTAAAATTGATTTATGGAGTCTCATGGTTATTGGGAGGAGGTTTTGCAGGAATTGCAGGAGCTTTGATGTCATTGTGGTTTCAAGGAGATCCGAACCTTGGCCCACAGTTAATTCCTAGTGTATTTGCTGCAAGTATTTCAGGAGGATTTCTTTCCATTTATGGCGCAATAGCAGGAGGCATACTTGTAGGATTAACAGAGGTTCTAGGAACTAGATTTTTGGCGGGAGAATTTGGCGCATGGTTAATTGCATATCGTCCTTTAATTCCATTGATATTCATTGTAGTTACATTATTTTTGGCACCAAAGGGATTAGCTGGGATTAATTGGTCAAAGTTGAGGAGACATGGTTTTAGAAGCTGA
- a CDS encoding ABC transporter ATP-binding protein has translation MSQKQIHSTIHVNALNSGYVNSHILFGVDFEAKEKEITVIVGPNGSGKSTLLKSIFGLCNVYSGEINYQGISIAGLSPHEVARKKIAYLPQVNNVFKNLTIKENLTMASYTLDAKQQSTRLPEIFEMFPILKKYEKSKADTLSGGERQMLAMAMALIRQPKVMLFDEPTASLSPKLADEVLSKIKQMRDDFGITIILVEQNVKRALKMGDYVYLLANGKGVFKGKSEELLSHPELGKLYLGIN, from the coding sequence ATGTCCCAAAAGCAAATCCACTCAACAATTCATGTGAATGCCTTGAATTCAGGATATGTAAATAGTCATATTCTTTTTGGAGTAGACTTTGAAGCAAAAGAGAAAGAAATTACAGTAATTGTTGGTCCTAATGGTAGCGGAAAAAGTACTTTGCTAAAAAGTATTTTTGGTTTGTGCAATGTTTATTCTGGAGAAATTAATTATCAAGGAATCAGTATCGCCGGACTTTCACCACATGAAGTAGCCAGGAAAAAAATTGCGTATCTCCCTCAAGTAAACAATGTATTCAAAAATCTCACCATAAAGGAAAATCTTACAATGGCAAGCTATACTCTTGATGCAAAACAACAATCAACAAGACTGCCTGAAATTTTTGAGATGTTTCCTATTTTAAAAAAATATGAAAAATCAAAAGCGGATACTCTTAGTGGAGGTGAACGTCAGATGCTTGCAATGGCAATGGCGTTAATCAGGCAACCCAAAGTCATGCTCTTTGATGAACCCACAGCTAGCCTTTCTCCAAAACTAGCCGATGAAGTATTGTCTAAAATAAAACAGATGAGAGATGATTTTGGAATTACTATCATTCTTGTTGAGCAAAACGTTAAACGAGCATTAAAGATGGGTGATTATGTCTATCTTTTAGCAAATGGTAAAGGTGTCTTTAAAGGAAAATCCGAAGAACTACTTTCTCATCCTGAACTAGGTAAATTATACTTGGGAATTAATTAA